A single genomic interval of Sinorhizobium garamanticum harbors:
- a CDS encoding YggS family pyridoxal phosphate-dependent enzyme translates to MEVQEWLNDVVSRIRTSEKAAKRPDDAVTLVAVSKTFDADAIRPAIAAGQRVFGENRVQEAERKWPALRLETPDIELHLIGPLQSNKAADAVALFDVIETIDREKIARAVSAEMKRQGRNLRLYVQVNTGLEPQKAGVAPEDTAAFVELCRSELAMKIEGLMCIPPVDENPGPHFALLAKLAAECGLDKLSMGMSGDFETAIAFGATSVRVGSAIFGAR, encoded by the coding sequence ATGGAAGTGCAGGAGTGGTTGAACGATGTCGTGAGCCGGATTCGCACCAGCGAAAAAGCGGCAAAACGGCCCGACGATGCCGTCACTCTGGTCGCCGTGTCGAAAACCTTCGATGCCGACGCGATACGTCCGGCGATTGCCGCAGGCCAGCGCGTGTTCGGCGAAAATCGCGTCCAGGAGGCAGAGCGCAAGTGGCCAGCGCTCCGTCTCGAGACGCCGGATATCGAACTGCATCTGATCGGCCCGCTGCAGTCGAACAAGGCCGCGGATGCGGTCGCGCTCTTCGATGTCATCGAGACCATCGATCGCGAGAAGATTGCACGGGCGGTTTCCGCCGAGATGAAGCGGCAGGGACGCAATCTTCGTCTCTATGTCCAGGTCAACACCGGTCTTGAACCGCAGAAGGCGGGCGTCGCCCCGGAAGACACCGCCGCCTTCGTCGAGCTTTGTCGCAGCGAACTGGCGATGAAGATCGAGGGCCTGATGTGCATTCCTCCGGTCGACGAGAATCCCGGCCCGCATTTCGCGCTACTTGCGAAGCTTGCCGCCGAATGCGGTCTCGACAAGCTCTCGATGGGCATGTCTGGTGATTTCGAGACGGCAATCGCCTTCGGCGCCACCAGCGTCCGGGTTGGCTCGGCGATTTTTGGGGCGCGCTGA
- a CDS encoding AMP-binding protein, translating to MASRYSEVYAAWKADPHGFWADAAGSIDWIQPPERIFESERGTYGHWFPDGVTNTCYNCLDRHVEGGRAQQPAFIYDSPLTGRIEKISYADLLTDVKAVAAVYRNLGIGKGDRIIIYMPMIPQAAVAMLAAARIGAVHSVVFGGFAANELAVRIDDCQAKLVVSASCGLEPGRTVAYKPLLDAAIEIAANKPAHCLIFQRDMFAADMVPGRDIDFARALAAAKEAGEEAPCTPVASTDPLYVLYTSGTTGQPKGVVRDNGGHMVALKWSMEHFFGVRPGEVFWAASDIGWVVGHSYIVYGPLLNGNTSVLFEGKPVGTPDPGTYWRIIAEHGVAVMFTAPTALRAIRKEDPEATYVSRYDISRFRALYLAGERADPDTIHWAERALGVPVIDHWWQTETGWPVAGNPLGLGLLPVKYGSPSVPLPGYDVQVLDDAGHPVGPGTLGNVVVKLPLPPGCLPTLWNADDRFRAAYLDEYPGFYKTADAGYVDDDGYIFIMARTDDIINVAGHRLSTGAMEEVCASHPDVAECAVIGIADPLKGQIPAGFLVINSNVSRETSEIEREVVTLVRERIGPVAAFRTAICVKRLPKTRSGKILRATIQKIADRQPWKMPATIDDPAILEEITEALHAKGIGL from the coding sequence ATGGCGAGCCGCTATTCCGAAGTGTACGCCGCATGGAAGGCAGATCCGCACGGATTTTGGGCCGATGCGGCCGGATCGATCGACTGGATCCAACCACCCGAGCGCATTTTCGAGTCCGAGCGCGGAACCTATGGGCACTGGTTTCCCGATGGCGTGACGAACACCTGCTACAACTGTCTCGACCGCCATGTGGAAGGTGGCCGGGCTCAGCAGCCCGCCTTCATCTATGACAGCCCCCTCACCGGCCGGATCGAAAAGATTTCCTATGCCGATTTGCTCACCGACGTGAAGGCGGTGGCTGCCGTCTATCGCAATCTCGGGATCGGCAAGGGTGACCGGATCATCATCTACATGCCGATGATCCCTCAGGCGGCGGTGGCAATGCTCGCCGCCGCGCGGATCGGCGCGGTGCATTCGGTCGTCTTTGGCGGTTTTGCCGCCAACGAGCTTGCCGTGCGCATCGACGATTGCCAGGCGAAGTTGGTCGTCTCAGCGAGCTGCGGTCTCGAACCCGGGCGCACAGTCGCCTACAAGCCGCTTCTCGATGCGGCCATCGAGATCGCCGCCAACAAGCCGGCCCATTGCCTGATTTTTCAGCGCGACATGTTCGCCGCCGACATGGTTCCGGGCCGCGACATCGACTTTGCCCGGGCGCTCGCAGCGGCGAAGGAAGCCGGCGAAGAGGCGCCCTGCACCCCGGTCGCATCGACCGATCCGCTTTACGTGCTCTATACGTCCGGGACCACGGGGCAGCCGAAGGGCGTCGTACGCGACAATGGCGGCCACATGGTCGCGCTCAAATGGTCGATGGAGCATTTCTTCGGCGTGCGGCCCGGCGAGGTCTTCTGGGCCGCTTCCGACATCGGTTGGGTGGTCGGGCACTCTTACATCGTCTATGGGCCGCTTCTCAACGGCAACACGTCCGTCCTCTTCGAAGGCAAGCCAGTCGGCACGCCCGATCCCGGAACCTATTGGCGTATCATCGCCGAGCACGGCGTCGCGGTCATGTTCACGGCGCCCACGGCATTGCGGGCGATCCGCAAGGAGGATCCCGAAGCCACTTACGTGTCCCGCTACGACATCTCGCGTTTCCGGGCGCTGTACCTTGCCGGCGAGCGGGCAGACCCGGACACGATCCATTGGGCCGAGCGAGCGCTCGGCGTTCCGGTCATCGATCACTGGTGGCAGACGGAGACGGGATGGCCGGTGGCAGGCAATCCGCTGGGCCTGGGGCTGCTGCCGGTAAAATACGGCTCTCCATCTGTTCCCCTGCCCGGCTACGACGTTCAGGTGCTCGACGATGCCGGGCACCCGGTGGGGCCAGGCACGCTGGGCAATGTGGTGGTCAAGCTGCCGCTTCCGCCCGGCTGCCTGCCGACGCTCTGGAACGCCGACGATCGCTTCCGCGCGGCCTATCTCGACGAATATCCCGGCTTCTACAAGACGGCGGATGCCGGCTATGTCGATGACGACGGCTACATCTTCATCATGGCCCGCACCGACGACATCATCAATGTGGCCGGCCACCGGCTGTCGACCGGCGCGATGGAGGAGGTCTGCGCCAGCCATCCTGACGTGGCGGAATGCGCGGTGATCGGTATCGCCGATCCGCTGAAGGGGCAGATCCCGGCGGGCTTCCTGGTGATCAATTCCAATGTTTCCCGTGAAACGTCGGAAATCGAAAGGGAAGTCGTAACGCTCGTGCGCGAGCGGATCGGGCCGGTCGCCGCCTTCAGGACGGCGATCTGCGTCAAGCGGTTGCCGAAGACGCGCTCCGGCAAGATTCTGCGGGCGACGATTCAGAAGATTGCCGACCGCCAGCCCTGGAAGATGCCGGCAACGATCGATGACCCGGCGATTCTCGAAGAGATCACCGAAGCGCTGCACGCGAAGGGTATCGGTCTGTAA
- a CDS encoding LysR substrate-binding domain-containing protein, translated as MMPPLGALRVFEAAARLASFSRAADELHVTHAAVSHQIRQLEEWFGRPLFLREKRGVRLAPEAERLAEILSASFERVSAEAEALKQRTKSEITVACIPSIATRWLIPALGDFLAANADITVKVVYAMAAQRLRETGCDVLITLGADTSDGVACERLFSRVNRPVASPRYLERKGSISTPDEIAAADLLHDETTRHWQHWLTKAELSLCQPLSGPVFQDFNLLATAAIAGHGVALCPVEVCRREIENGDLIVLSDIAVLEDESYFLISKISRQKAVSAFCAWFKAVVNPVAG; from the coding sequence ATGATGCCACCACTCGGCGCGCTCAGGGTTTTCGAAGCCGCAGCACGCCTGGCGAGCTTTTCGCGCGCAGCCGACGAGCTGCATGTGACGCATGCCGCTGTCAGCCACCAGATCCGGCAATTGGAGGAATGGTTCGGGCGACCCCTGTTCCTGCGGGAAAAACGCGGTGTCCGTCTGGCGCCGGAAGCCGAAAGGCTGGCCGAAATCCTGTCGGCCAGTTTCGAACGCGTTTCGGCCGAAGCGGAGGCATTGAAACAGAGAACGAAGTCCGAGATCACCGTTGCGTGCATTCCCTCGATCGCAACGCGCTGGCTGATCCCGGCGCTTGGCGATTTCCTTGCCGCCAACGCCGACATCACGGTTAAGGTCGTTTACGCCATGGCCGCACAGCGCCTGCGCGAGACGGGTTGCGATGTCCTGATCACGCTTGGCGCCGACACTTCGGATGGTGTCGCTTGCGAGCGGCTCTTTTCGCGCGTCAATAGGCCGGTCGCCAGCCCGCGCTACCTCGAGCGCAAGGGCAGCATCAGCACGCCCGACGAGATCGCTGCAGCGGACCTGCTCCATGACGAGACGACGAGACACTGGCAGCATTGGCTTACCAAGGCCGAGCTATCGCTCTGCCAGCCGCTTAGCGGACCGGTCTTCCAGGACTTCAATCTGTTGGCGACAGCCGCCATCGCCGGTCACGGCGTGGCGCTTTGTCCGGTCGAAGTCTGCCGGCGGGAAATCGAAAACGGCGACCTGATCGTGCTCTCCGACATCGCCGTCCTGGAAGACGAGAGCTATTTTCTCATCAGCAAGATCTCGCGGCAGAAGGCGGTTTCCGCCTTCTGCGCGTGGTTCAAAGCAGTCGTCAACCCGGTGGCGGGATGA
- a CDS encoding ectoine synthase: MFVRSLRDVEATDYFVEWGSGTSHRLLTQKDGMGFTVCHTVVHANTVSLLEYRNHLEACYCIAGEGEVEDMQGNVFPIRKGDIYVLDQHDKHYLRGGRDEDLILVSIFNPPLKGTERHNLDDPSGSAY; the protein is encoded by the coding sequence ATGTTCGTGCGCAGCCTGAGGGATGTCGAAGCGACAGACTATTTCGTCGAATGGGGAAGCGGTACGAGCCATCGGCTGCTGACGCAAAAGGACGGCATGGGATTTACCGTCTGCCACACGGTGGTGCACGCCAATACGGTTTCGCTGCTCGAATACCGCAATCATCTCGAAGCCTGCTATTGCATCGCCGGCGAAGGCGAGGTCGAGGACATGCAGGGCAACGTCTTCCCGATCCGCAAGGGCGACATCTATGTGCTCGACCAGCACGACAAGCATTATTTGCGCGGCGGCCGCGACGAAGACCTGATACTCGTCAGCATCTTCAATCCTCCGCTCAAGGGAACCGAGCGACACAATCTCGACGACCCGTCAGGCTCGGCCTACTGA
- a CDS encoding DUF1013 domain-containing protein: MAQQLLMPKATAVWLVDNTALSFDQIAQFCKLHPLEVKAIADGESAQGIKGLDPIATGQLSRDEIARGEANPNHKLKLSEPKVRVPDSKRKGPRYTPVSKRQDRPNAILWLVRNHPELKDAQISRLVGTTKTTIEQIRERTHWNSANLTPMDPVTLGLCSQIDLDLEVERASKGRPLPTAAEAGATLEAAQETEKLGYNFDREEEKEIDADAVFAKLKSLKSDRKDDEDEDY; the protein is encoded by the coding sequence ATGGCTCAGCAACTGCTTATGCCCAAGGCAACCGCCGTCTGGCTCGTTGACAACACAGCGCTGTCGTTCGACCAGATCGCACAGTTCTGCAAGCTGCACCCGCTCGAAGTGAAGGCAATCGCCGACGGTGAATCGGCGCAGGGCATCAAGGGCCTCGATCCGATCGCCACCGGTCAGCTCTCTCGCGACGAGATCGCGCGCGGCGAAGCAAACCCGAACCACAAGCTCAAGCTCTCCGAACCGAAGGTTCGCGTCCCGGACTCCAAGCGCAAGGGCCCGCGCTACACGCCGGTATCCAAGCGCCAGGACCGTCCGAACGCCATCCTCTGGCTGGTGCGCAACCATCCGGAGCTGAAGGACGCACAGATTTCGCGGCTGGTCGGCACAACGAAGACGACGATCGAGCAGATTCGCGAGCGCACCCATTGGAACTCAGCCAACCTGACGCCGATGGACCCGGTGACGCTTGGCCTCTGCTCGCAGATCGACCTCGATCTGGAAGTCGAGCGCGCCTCCAAGGGCCGCCCGCTGCCGACCGCAGCCGAGGCCGGTGCGACGCTGGAGGCAGCGCAGGAGACCGAAAAGCTCGGCTACAACTTCGACCGCGAGGAAGAGAAGGAAATCGACGCCGATGCCGTCTTCGCCAAGCTGAAGTCGCTGAAGTCGGATCGCAAGGACGACGAAGACGAAGACTATTGA
- the acs gene encoding acetate--CoA ligase: protein MSVKTYPVLKSAKSRTLLDNATYLKWYEKSVSDPDKFWGKHGKRIDWFKPYTKVKNTSFKGKVSIKWFEDGLTNVSYNCIDRHLKTHGEKTAIIWEGDNPYIDKKITYNQLYDQVCRLANVLKKHGVKKGDRVTIYMPMIPETAYAMLACARIGAIHSVVFGGFSPDALAGRIVDCESTFVITCDEGIRGGKPVPLKENTDTAIHIAAKQHVNVSKVLVVRRTGGKVGWAPGRDLWYHQEIATVKPDCPPVKMKAEDPLFILYTSGSTGKPKGVLHTTGGYLVYASMTHEYVFDYRDGDIYWCTADVGWVTGHSYIVYGPLANAATTLMFEGVPNFPDAGRFWEVVDKHKVDIFYTAPTAIRSLMGAGDDFVKRSSRSSLRLLGTVGEPINPEAWEWYYRVVGEERCPIVDTWWQTETGGILITPLPGATDLKPGSATRPFFGVQPQIVDNEGKVIEGPADGNLCIADSWPGQMRTVYGDHERFVQTYFSTYKGKYFTGDGCRRDEDGYYWITGRVDDVLNVSGHRLGTAEVESALVSHHLVSEAAVVGYPHPIKGQGIYCYVSLMAGETGNDDLRQDLVKHVRSEIGPIATPDKIQFAPGLPKTRSGKIMRRILRKIAEDDYGSLGDTSTLADPAVVDDLIANRQNRA, encoded by the coding sequence ATGTCCGTAAAGACCTATCCGGTTCTGAAATCCGCCAAGAGCCGGACGCTGCTCGACAACGCGACCTATCTGAAATGGTACGAGAAAAGTGTGTCCGACCCGGACAAGTTCTGGGGCAAGCACGGCAAACGGATCGATTGGTTCAAGCCCTACACAAAGGTCAAAAACACGTCCTTCAAGGGCAAGGTTTCGATCAAGTGGTTCGAGGACGGGCTGACCAACGTTTCCTACAACTGCATCGACCGACACCTGAAGACGCATGGAGAGAAGACCGCGATCATCTGGGAGGGGGACAATCCCTATATCGACAAGAAGATCACCTATAATCAGCTTTACGATCAGGTCTGCCGCCTTGCCAACGTCTTGAAGAAGCACGGCGTCAAGAAGGGCGACCGCGTCACCATCTACATGCCGATGATCCCCGAGACGGCCTATGCCATGCTCGCCTGCGCCCGAATCGGCGCCATCCATTCGGTTGTCTTCGGCGGCTTTTCTCCCGATGCGCTCGCCGGCCGCATCGTCGACTGCGAATCCACCTTCGTCATCACCTGCGATGAAGGTATCCGCGGCGGCAAGCCAGTGCCGCTCAAGGAAAACACCGACACGGCGATCCATATCGCCGCCAAGCAGCACGTCAATGTCAGCAAGGTGCTGGTCGTGCGCCGCACCGGCGGCAAGGTCGGTTGGGCGCCCGGACGCGACCTCTGGTATCACCAGGAAATCGCTACGGTGAAGCCGGATTGCCCGCCCGTGAAGATGAAGGCGGAAGACCCGCTGTTCATCCTCTACACCTCGGGCTCGACCGGCAAGCCGAAGGGCGTGCTGCACACGACCGGCGGCTATCTCGTTTATGCGTCGATGACGCACGAATATGTCTTCGACTACCGCGATGGCGATATCTACTGGTGCACGGCCGACGTCGGCTGGGTGACCGGCCACTCCTATATCGTCTACGGGCCGCTCGCCAATGCCGCGACGACGCTGATGTTCGAAGGTGTCCCGAATTTCCCGGATGCCGGCCGTTTCTGGGAAGTCGTCGACAAGCACAAGGTCGACATCTTCTACACGGCGCCGACGGCGATCCGGTCGCTGATGGGTGCGGGCGATGATTTCGTCAAGCGCTCGTCGCGCTCGTCGCTGCGTCTGCTCGGAACCGTCGGCGAGCCAATCAATCCGGAAGCCTGGGAGTGGTACTACCGCGTCGTCGGCGAGGAGCGCTGCCCGATCGTCGACACCTGGTGGCAGACGGAAACGGGCGGCATCCTGATCACCCCGCTGCCGGGTGCCACCGATCTCAAACCCGGTTCTGCGACCCGGCCCTTCTTCGGCGTCCAGCCGCAGATTGTCGACAACGAGGGCAAGGTGATCGAGGGACCGGCCGACGGCAATCTCTGCATCGCAGACAGTTGGCCTGGACAGATGCGCACCGTCTATGGCGACCACGAGCGCTTCGTGCAGACCTATTTCTCCACCTACAAGGGTAAGTATTTCACCGGCGACGGCTGCCGGCGCGACGAGGACGGCTACTACTGGATCACCGGCCGCGTCGATGACGTGCTCAATGTTTCCGGCCACCGCCTCGGCACGGCCGAGGTCGAGTCGGCGCTCGTCTCGCACCATCTCGTCTCGGAAGCCGCTGTCGTCGGCTATCCGCACCCGATCAAGGGGCAGGGCATTTACTGCTATGTCTCGTTGATGGCCGGCGAGACCGGCAACGACGATCTTCGCCAGGACCTCGTCAAGCATGTCCGCTCGGAGATCGGACCGATCGCCACGCCCGACAAGATCCAGTTCGCGCCCGGCCTGCCGAAGACGCGATCCGGCAAGATCATGCGCCGCATTCTCCGCAAGATCGCCGAGGACGACTACGGTTCCTTGGGCGACACCTCCACGCTTGCCGATCCGGCGGTGGTCGACGATCTGATCGCTAATCGCCAGAATCGGGCGTGA
- a CDS encoding DUF1674 domain-containing protein, with protein sequence MQNDNDNAPDRPKRPLPAAALRALKEAEERRRTAEPQVMPTELGGRGGLDPARFGDWEIKGRAIDF encoded by the coding sequence ATGCAGAACGACAACGACAATGCGCCCGATCGCCCCAAACGCCCGCTGCCGGCAGCCGCGCTGCGCGCGCTGAAGGAAGCGGAGGAGAGACGGCGGACGGCGGAGCCACAAGTCATGCCGACCGAGCTTGGTGGTCGCGGAGGCCTCGATCCGGCCCGCTTCGGCGATTGGGAGATCAAAGGGCGGGCGATCGATTTCTGA
- the htpX gene encoding zinc metalloprotease HtpX, with amino-acid sequence MNLMRTAMLLAVMTVIFMAVGYAIGGRGGMMIALVVAAGMNFFSYWNSDRMVLAMYRAQEVDERTAPEYYGIVRDLAQNAALPMPRVYVIDSPQPNAFATGRNPENAAVAASTGLLHSLSYEEVAGVMAHELAHIQYRDTLTMTLTATLAGAISMLGNFAFFFGGNRDNNNPLGFIGVLVAMIVAPLAAMLVQMAISRTREYSADRRGAEICGNPLWLSSALQKIAGAAHVIHNDDAERNPATAHMFIINPLSGERMDNLFSTHPSTENRVAALEEMARGMSMGSTPPVRTDNPVRKSRSVPKTGWGRGGSEPPKGPWS; translated from the coding sequence ATGAACCTCATGCGCACCGCAATGCTGCTTGCCGTCATGACCGTCATCTTCATGGCCGTCGGCTACGCCATCGGCGGCCGGGGCGGGATGATGATCGCCCTTGTCGTGGCCGCCGGCATGAACTTCTTCTCCTACTGGAATTCCGATCGCATGGTGCTCGCCATGTACCGGGCCCAGGAAGTGGATGAACGCACCGCGCCCGAATATTACGGGATCGTCCGGGATCTGGCGCAGAATGCTGCTCTGCCGATGCCGCGCGTCTATGTCATCGACAGTCCGCAGCCGAACGCCTTTGCGACCGGACGCAATCCCGAAAATGCCGCCGTTGCGGCCTCCACGGGCCTGCTGCACTCGCTCTCCTATGAGGAAGTCGCTGGCGTCATGGCGCATGAGCTTGCGCATATCCAGTATCGCGACACCTTGACGATGACGCTGACGGCGACGCTTGCCGGCGCGATTTCGATGCTCGGCAACTTCGCCTTCTTCTTCGGCGGCAACCGCGACAACAACAATCCGCTCGGCTTCATCGGCGTACTTGTCGCGATGATCGTCGCGCCGCTCGCGGCGATGCTGGTGCAGATGGCGATCAGCCGTACCCGCGAATATTCCGCCGACCGGCGCGGCGCGGAAATCTGCGGCAATCCGCTCTGGCTTTCCTCGGCACTCCAGAAAATCGCCGGTGCCGCTCATGTGATCCACAATGACGACGCTGAGCGCAACCCGGCGACCGCGCATATGTTCATCATCAATCCGCTTTCCGGCGAACGAATGGACAATCTCTTCTCGACCCATCCGAGCACCGAAAATCGCGTTGCGGCGCTGGAGGAGATGGCGCGCGGGATGTCGATGGGCTCGACGCCGCCAGTCCGTACTGATAATCCCGTGCGCAAATCGCGCTCTGTCCCGAAAACCGGCTGGGGTCGCGGTGGTTCCGAACCGCCCAAAGGTCCCTGGTCCTGA
- a CDS encoding RsmB/NOP family class I SAM-dependent RNA methyltransferase produces the protein MPEDKNDSRPKRTRAHKALPKTAQRSAGAAIAEKPGLKSRQAAAKILAAVVDRKTSLDGMLDQEHGNPAYRELNDADRALVRAILNSALRHLPRIRAAIDSLLQTPLPEGARALDHVLTTAAAQILYLDIPDHSAVDLAVEQAQADPRNRRFASLVNAVLRRLSREKDAILDKVKTIPAMPDWLYDRLVDRYGREQAERISAAQEVPAAIDLSVKSDPAAWAERLGGTVLPTGSVRLGTFSGAIPALPGFSEGEWWVQDAAASIPARLFGDLRGKSVIDLCAAPGGKTAQLILAGAKVMALDQSSSRLRRLKANLARLGLEARTKEVNMADFEPEELFDAALLDAPCSSTGTTRRHPDVLWTKGPEDVEKLAVLQERLLRQALSVVKPGGLVVFSNCSLDPREGEEVVARVVGDGEDCERVPIAAADWPDLGEAITERGEFRTTPAMLPLGPPFTGGLDGFYAAVLRRKRATA, from the coding sequence ATGCCCGAAGACAAGAACGATTCACGCCCGAAACGAACCCGAGCTCACAAGGCGCTGCCGAAGACAGCGCAGCGCAGCGCTGGCGCCGCGATAGCGGAGAAGCCGGGTTTGAAGAGCCGCCAGGCGGCTGCCAAGATCTTGGCAGCCGTCGTCGACCGCAAGACTTCTCTTGACGGCATGCTCGATCAGGAGCACGGCAATCCAGCCTATCGCGAACTCAATGACGCCGACCGTGCACTCGTGCGCGCCATCCTCAATTCGGCGCTTCGGCACCTGCCGCGCATTCGGGCGGCAATCGACTCTCTGCTGCAAACGCCGCTGCCTGAGGGCGCGCGTGCGCTCGACCACGTGCTGACGACTGCCGCGGCGCAAATTCTCTATCTCGACATTCCGGATCATTCCGCTGTCGACCTTGCCGTGGAGCAGGCGCAGGCCGATCCGCGCAATCGCCGCTTCGCGAGCCTCGTCAATGCTGTTCTTCGCCGGCTTTCGCGTGAAAAGGACGCCATTCTCGACAAGGTGAAGACCATTCCGGCGATGCCCGACTGGCTTTACGATCGGCTTGTGGATCGCTACGGGCGGGAACAGGCCGAGCGCATATCGGCAGCGCAAGAGGTTCCAGCCGCAATCGATCTGTCGGTGAAGTCCGACCCCGCCGCCTGGGCCGAGCGCCTTGGGGGAACGGTTCTTCCGACCGGCTCCGTCCGCCTTGGAACCTTCTCGGGCGCCATTCCGGCCTTGCCAGGCTTTTCGGAAGGGGAGTGGTGGGTCCAGGATGCGGCCGCCTCCATTCCGGCGCGCCTCTTCGGCGATCTTAGAGGCAAGAGCGTCATCGACCTCTGCGCGGCGCCGGGCGGCAAGACGGCACAGCTTATCCTCGCCGGAGCAAAAGTGATGGCGCTCGATCAGTCGTCCAGCCGCTTGCGGCGTCTGAAGGCCAATCTCGCCAGGCTCGGCCTCGAGGCGCGGACGAAAGAGGTCAACATGGCTGATTTCGAACCGGAGGAACTCTTCGATGCGGCACTGCTCGACGCCCCCTGCTCCTCCACGGGAACGACACGCCGCCATCCGGACGTCCTCTGGACGAAGGGGCCGGAGGACGTCGAAAAGCTCGCGGTGCTGCAGGAGCGTTTGCTGCGTCAAGCGCTGTCCGTGGTGAAGCCCGGTGGGCTGGTGGTCTTTTCCAATTGCTCGCTCGACCCGCGCGAAGGCGAGGAGGTGGTCGCACGTGTCGTCGGGGATGGCGAAGATTGCGAGCGCGTGCCGATTGCTGCCGCCGATTGGCCTGATCTTGGCGAGGCGATCACAGAGCGCGGAGAGTTTCGCACGACACCCGCCATGCTACCGCTCGGGCCGCCGTTCACCGGCGGGCTCGACGGTTTCTATGCCGCAGTGCTTCGCCGCAAGCGCGCTACTGCATGA